The following nucleotide sequence is from Podospora bellae-mahoneyi strain CBS 112042 chromosome 1 map unlocalized CBS112042p_1, whole genome shotgun sequence.
TGCTGATTGTGAATTGTCGACACCTTGGATGAAGAAAGCCATGTTGTCGAAATAGTACCAAAGACAACAAAGACGCTCCATTGTAGTGGCCCAGCAATACACCAATCTTTGCCACGGTGAATGACCTGGACAAATTTGGACAGATTGATGATAGCAGTGCTAATGCCATCTGATGAAACAGCACTCCCCGCGCGATCTCCAGGAAGGTTACCCCGGCCCGAGAATCGATGCCAAGAGCATCCTTTCGGGACGCCGACTCTCTCCTTGCCTCCTGCCGTGAGACGCTCAGGGGCTGGTCAAGCCGAGACCTGGAAGGCATCTTGTGCAAGACCACACACAGCTATTGGCTGCTATCTGCAACTGTGCCTCTGGATCGTGGCCCTTTTTGGAGAGCTAATCCCGCCATCGTGATCTTCCCGATCCCGGCAGGTGCTCAACGTGCAGCGAGCGAGCAAGCTTCAAGAAGCCACGGGggctctccctctctctctctctcgggTTGTGTGTGCCATCGCCTCGCTGTGCGACGCCACGGGGACGGTGTCGCCACACCCGGCGCGGCGCTGGCCACGAGGGCCTTACCGGTCGTATGCCCGGTGGTTACGGATAGCTAGAGATAGTATACCGTTGCGAGACGGTACTGGTAACCTATCACCCGATCTAGTAAACGGAGGGAGGGTGCTCGTTTAGGCCATGAGATAGGCTAAAGTCCTCCCATCAGAGCTCGAGAAAAACCCATGTGCTAGGATCAGAGTCGGTGAATGGCGGTGAAGTACGTAGCACTCAAGAAGGCCTGTTGTGTAGGCCGACGTGCTCTCTCTCGCCGGGCTTTAACCCTTTAACCCCTCAGTCAAAGAGATCGCATGTTATCAACCAAACGTCTTCACGTTCTTTTCGCCCCCGACGCTTCCCGTTGGCGTTGTCGCAGCGCTATTCGAGTTGCGCCAGTCTTTATCCTTCTCTGCCCGGCAGCGTTTGACATAGTCGACGATTTGGAGGGCTGCCGCAAACGTGTTTGCCGATGTGATATCCAGGACGAGCCCGCTGTAGTTGGATATGGCGAGTTGGCGACTACAAACCTCGTTTTCGACGGGCCCAACCGGCTGCGGCGCAACCACTTGCTCACATTTCGATAGTGCCGGTTCACTCGGTCGCCGTATCTTATAACTGCACTGTCTCTGCAGGCTCATTGTCCTTCGGATGCGTTCAGGGGAGGCGCAGTCCAGGGTCACCGGTATAAAGAGCCTCCCAGTGTTCTCGGCAGCTTCTTCCAACGTCTTAACAAAAGCACGCCCTACCACAGTGTCGGGGGCAAAGGCTGGAAGTACGACAGCACGCGCCCTGTTGGAAGGCTTCAGCAGTAACCGAGTGAGGTTGTCGGTGATACAAGGGTTCTCTGGcgtcttgtccttgacctgcTCAACCTTTTTCTCGTTGTTCGAGCCCTCCCAGTTGACCGTCGTCGATTCGT
It contains:
- a CDS encoding uncharacterized protein (EggNog:ENOG503P7YD) — translated: MGSYREQRPPSLSSHLFPPPIPAFEVLGRPMDPQPAPLIHINGSPGVGKETVAELLTFILGDDKSMLIDVRSLGFEGDTNGVHTHKHLLTPEHPCYFSFDVGMEIFNESTTVNWEGSNNEKKVEQVKDKTPENPCITDNLTRLLLKPSNRARAVVLPAFAPDTVVGRAFVKTLEEAAENTGRLFIPVTLDCASPERIRRTMSLQRQCSYKIRRPSEPALSKCEQVVAPQPVGPVENEVCSRQLAISNYSGLVLDITSANTFAAALQIVDYVKRCRAEKDKDWRNSNSAATTPTGSVGGEKNVKTFG